The window GCCTCGAACACCCGCCGCGTCTGCTCCGGCGAGAAGCCGATGCTCTCGCAGAACGCATCCACGGCGTCCACCAGCCCTTCCGCGTGCAGCGCCGGCAGCCAGTCGATCAGCGCTTCGACGTAGCCGTCGGCGTCGTCGCGGTATTCCGGCGGCAGCGCGTGCGCGGCCAAGTAGGTAGTGCGCACGGTGAGCCCCAGCACCTCGCCGATGCGCCGCGCCACCCGCAGCATCTTGCGTTCGTTGTCGAAGTCCAGTCCGTAGCCCGACTTGATCTCCAGCGTGGTCGCGCCGTCGCGCAGCAGCGACCGCGCGCGCGGCAGCGATTGCCGCAGCAGTTCGTCCTCGCTCGCCTCGCGCACCGCCGCCACGCTGGAGCGGATGCCGCCGCCGGCGCGCGCGATCTGCTCGTAGGTGGCGCCGTTGAGGCGCATGTCGAATTCGTTGGCACGATTGCCGGCGAAGACGAGGTGCGTATGGCAATCGACCAGCCCCGGCGTCAGCAGCCGGCCTTGCAGGTCTTCGATGCGCGCCGCGGAAGCGCGCGACGGCAGTGCGCGCATCGGCCCGTACCAGGCGATGCGGCCGTCGGCGCAGGCCAGCGCGCCGTCTTCGACCAGACCGAACGGCGCGTCGCCGTCGAGCGTGGCGAGGGTGGCGTGCGTCAGCAGCAGATCCCAGCGCTTGGTTGCCATGGAGCGTGCGTTTCCGATGTGCCTGCGGCGGTCGATTATGGCAAACGCGGCCGGCGCGGGTCGCCCGCTAGAATGGCGGCTTCGCCATTGCCGGAGCCGGCCATGCAGTCGCCGATCCCGTTGCCGCAGGTGTCGCCATGAGCGCCGTGGAAGGCTGGAGCGGCCGCGTCGATCTGCCCGAGGACGCGTCCACGCGCCGCTGGCACCAGTGGGTGCGCGAGCCCGAGCCGGACGCCGCGCCGGGCGTGGCGGTGCTGGGCTTCGCCTGCGACGAGGGCGTGCGCCGCAACCACGGCCGCACCGGCGCGGCGGAAGGGCCGGCGGCGCTGCGCAGGATGCTGTCCAACCTGCCGGTGCTGGATGATGCGCCGCTGTACGACGCGGGCACGATCGCCTGTGCCGACGGCGACCTCGAAGGCGCGCAGCTGCACTACGCGCAGGAACTGGCGTCGCTGCTCGACGCCGGCCACCTGCCGGTCGGACTGGGCGGCGGCCACGAGATCGCCTTCGCTACCTGGCTGGGCCTGGCGCGGCACCTGCGCATGCGGCGCCCGCGCGTCGCCATCGTCAACATCGACGCGCACTTCGACCTGCGCCGGCAGGAGCAGGGCAGCTCCGGCACGCCGTTCCTGCAGGCCATCGAGGACGCGCGCGAGCGCGGCCTGCCGCTGGACTATCTGGTCTACGGCATCAGCGCCGCGTCCAATACCCGCGTGCTGTTCGACACCGCCGACGCGCTCGGCGTGCACTACGTACGCGACGACGAACTCGGCCTGCTCGATCTGCCGCAGCGGCTGGCCGAACTGAAGCAGAAGCTGGCGCAGGTCGATGCGATCTACCTGACCATCGACATCGACGGCCTGCCGCACGCGATGGCGCCCGGCGTCAGCGCGCCGGCTGCGCGCGGCGTGCCGATGGAGGTGGTGGAGCCGCTGCTCGACGCGATCGCTGCCACCGGAAAATTGAAGGTCATGGACGTGGCCGAACTGTCGCCGCCGTGGGATCGCGACAACGTCACCGCGCGCGTCGCCGCGCGGCTGATCCACCGCGTCACCCACGCGGCGATGCGGGCGCGATAGGGCAAGGCACGCCGCGCCATGCGAAAGCACTGGACGCGGATCAACGCGGAGAGACGCGGATCACCTCAGAATCGGATGGGCATCCGCGTTCGTCCGCGTCAAAAGTTTCTGCGCTCGACGAGGGGAAACGCCCCTCATCAACCGGAGGGGAAAAGCCCTCGCTGCTCCGGCAGCGCGCCTTCCAGCCGCAGCAGGTAGTCCTTGGTCGGCAGGCCGCCGCCGAAGCCGGTCAGCGCGCCGTCCGCGCCGATCACCCGATGGCAGGGCAGCACGATCGGCAGCGGGTTGCGGCCGTTGGCCGCGCCCACCGCGCGGGTGCCGTTGGGATTGTCCAGCCGCTGCGCCAGCTGCGCGTAGCTGATCGTTTCGCCGAACGGGATGCGCGCCAGTTCCCACCAGACGCGCAGCTGGAATTCCGTGCCGCGCGGCGCCAGCGGCAGGTCGAACGCGCGGCGCTTGCCGGCGAAGTATTCGCCCAGCTGCGCCTCGGCGGCCTGCAGCGCTTCGTTGTCGCCGCCGTGCCAGTCGCTGCGGTCGGCGGGATGGCGGTTGTCGCGGAACTCGATGTGGCGCAGGCCAGTATCGTCGGCCGCCAGCATCAGCGGGCCGACCGGGCTGTCGATGCGGCGGCACAGGATCATTGCGCGTCCTCCAGCGCCGGCAGCAGCGGCGCGATTTCGCCGTCGTTCGGCTCGACCGGCAGCGCCAGCAGGCGCATCAGCAGCGGATAGACATCGACGTTGTCGAACACCGGCAGGCGCACGCCGTGGGCGAAGGCCGGGCCGGCGGCGATGAAGGTGGCGCGCATCGACGGCAGGTCGGGATCGAAACCGTGCGAGCCGCGCGTCTCGTCCTTGCGCTGCATCGCGTTCGCGTACTTCTTCGGCCACAGCGCGTCCCAGCCCGCGTCCATCTGGCAGACGATGGCGGGGATGCGCGGATGCGTGCCGTAGTGCCAGCGCGCCGGCAATTCGTGTTTGCGCCAGCATTCGTAGTGCGCGTGCCGGCCCAGCAGCAGGCGCTCGGCCTCGGCGGTCCTGCCGGGCAGCGGCGCGAATCCGATCACCTGGCCGTCGCTGACCGCCTCGGCCACGTCGGCCGGCGCCATGTCCTCGACGCGCAGCACGTGGCCCGGCGGAATCGTCTCGAAGCCGTGGTCGGACACCACCAGCAGGTTGACGGCATCCATCTGGCCCGCGTCGCGCAAGCCTTGCAGCAGCTGCGCGATGGCGGCATCCACCTCGCGCCGCGCGGCCGCCGCCTGCGGCGAATCCGGGCCGTGGTCGTGGCTGGCTTCGTCCACCTGGTCCAGGTACATGGTGACGAAGCGCGGGCGTTCGCGCGCCGGCAGCGCCAGCCATTGCAGCACCTGCGCCACGCTGTCGGCGGCGCGGGTGCCGTCGCGGTACGGGCGCCACTGCCACGGGCGCACGCCGTCGATGTCGGCCTCGCTGCCGGGCCAGAACATGGTGGCGGTGCGCAGGCCGGCGCGCTGCGCGCTGACCCAGACCGGCGCGCCGCCCCACCAGCCGCCGGTCTCCACCGCCGCGCGGTCGGAGGTGCGGAACTTGCCGAGGGCAGCGTCCGCCATCGAGTTGTGGACGATGCCGTGCCGATCAGGCCGCAGCCCGGTGACCAGCGCGTAATGGTTGGGGAAGGTCAGCGCGGGATAGGACGGGCGCATGCCCTCGGCGCGCACGTTGGCGTCGCCCAGCGCGGACAGCGCCGGCATGGCCGCGGCGTTGACGTCGGCGGGACGCAGGCCGTCCACCGAGATCAGCAGCAGGGTGGCGGTGCGATGGGCGGGCGGCGGCGTGGCGCAGCCGGCGGACAGCAGGAGCAGCGCCAGCGCGAGGGCGCGGAGGAAAGAAGGCATGCGCCGATGATAGCCCGCGCCTGTGGCGCAGTCAGGCGCGCAATCCGTCCAGCAGCCTGCCCAGCGACGCGTCGTGGAAGGCGCGGAAGCCGCGCTCGTCGTAGCTGAAGCGGCCGGCGCGGTACAGCGCGACCAGCCCGTGCGAATGCGCCCACAGCGTCATCGCGATGTCCCACGGATCGCCGTCGCGCAGGAGGCCGGCCTGCTGCGCGGCCTGCACGGCGTCGTGGGTCACGTTCAACGTGGGCGAGCGGCGCGCGTGGAAGTCCTCGGGGAAGCGCCGTGCATTGCCGCGCCGCGCGGAGAACGCATGGTCGAACAGGTGCGGATGCGCCAGCGCGTAGTCCAGGTAGATGCGCTGGGTCGCCACCAGCTGCGCCAGCAGGTCGCTGCCGCTGCGCAGCGCCTGCCAGTGGCGGGCGATCTCGTGGAAGCTGTCGTCGCTGATCCGCCGCAGCAGCGCCTCGCGGCCGTCGAAGTGCCGGTAGATCGCCATCGGGGTGATGCCGGCCAGCTCCGCCACCTTGCGCATGCGCACGCCGTCCGCGCCCTCGCGCTCGAACAGGGCGCGCGCGGCCTGCAGGATGCGGCTGGCGGTATCGGGGCGCGGCATGTGTACAGCGTACACATTAAGGGCGGATTTGCGCGATCGGCCGCCTGAACGGGCGCGCTTGCCGCCGTTTGCGCTGGAGCCGCGCGCGGCGGCGGCGCAGAATTTTCGCCACGTTCCCTTTGCCGGAAATCTCCATGACCGCTACCAATCGCCACGACCCGTCCCGCAA is drawn from Thermomonas brevis and contains these coding sequences:
- the hutI gene encoding imidazolonepropionase; translation: MATKRWDLLLTHATLATLDGDAPFGLVEDGALACADGRIAWYGPMRALPSRASAARIEDLQGRLLTPGLVDCHTHLVFAGNRANEFDMRLNGATYEQIARAGGGIRSSVAAVREASEDELLRQSLPRARSLLRDGATTLEIKSGYGLDFDNERKMLRVARRIGEVLGLTVRTTYLAAHALPPEYRDDADGYVEALIDWLPALHAEGLVDAVDAFCESIGFSPEQTRRVFEAARALGVPVKLHADQLSDLGGAALAAEFDGLSADHVEYTGEDGVRAMAARGTVAVLLPGAFHVLRETKLPPIALLREHGVPMAVATDCNPGTSPLLSLRQAMQLACTHFRLTPEEALRGATVNAAKALGLVDRGALREGLRADLAVWDVAHPAELCYWLGGDLASRLFVGGRPLP
- the hutG gene encoding formimidoylglutamase, whose product is MSAVEGWSGRVDLPEDASTRRWHQWVREPEPDAAPGVAVLGFACDEGVRRNHGRTGAAEGPAALRRMLSNLPVLDDAPLYDAGTIACADGDLEGAQLHYAQELASLLDAGHLPVGLGGGHEIAFATWLGLARHLRMRRPRVAIVNIDAHFDLRRQEQGSSGTPFLQAIEDARERGLPLDYLVYGISAASNTRVLFDTADALGVHYVRDDELGLLDLPQRLAELKQKLAQVDAIYLTIDIDGLPHAMAPGVSAPAARGVPMEVVEPLLDAIAATGKLKVMDVAELSPPWDRDNVTARVAARLIHRVTHAAMRAR
- a CDS encoding methylated-DNA--[protein]-cysteine S-methyltransferase → MILCRRIDSPVGPLMLAADDTGLRHIEFRDNRHPADRSDWHGGDNEALQAAEAQLGEYFAGKRRAFDLPLAPRGTEFQLRVWWELARIPFGETISYAQLAQRLDNPNGTRAVGAANGRNPLPIVLPCHRVIGADGALTGFGGGLPTKDYLLRLEGALPEQRGLFPSG
- a CDS encoding ectonucleotide pyrophosphatase/phosphodiesterase gives rise to the protein MPSFLRALALALLLLSAGCATPPPAHRTATLLLISVDGLRPADVNAAAMPALSALGDANVRAEGMRPSYPALTFPNHYALVTGLRPDRHGIVHNSMADAALGKFRTSDRAAVETGGWWGGAPVWVSAQRAGLRTATMFWPGSEADIDGVRPWQWRPYRDGTRAADSVAQVLQWLALPARERPRFVTMYLDQVDEASHDHGPDSPQAAAARREVDAAIAQLLQGLRDAGQMDAVNLLVVSDHGFETIPPGHVLRVEDMAPADVAEAVSDGQVIGFAPLPGRTAEAERLLLGRHAHYECWRKHELPARWHYGTHPRIPAIVCQMDAGWDALWPKKYANAMQRKDETRGSHGFDPDLPSMRATFIAAGPAFAHGVRLPVFDNVDVYPLLMRLLALPVEPNDGEIAPLLPALEDAQ
- a CDS encoding TetR/AcrR family transcriptional regulator codes for the protein MPRPDTASRILQAARALFEREGADGVRMRKVAELAGITPMAIYRHFDGREALLRRISDDSFHEIARHWQALRSGSDLLAQLVATQRIYLDYALAHPHLFDHAFSARRGNARRFPEDFHARRSPTLNVTHDAVQAAQQAGLLRDGDPWDIAMTLWAHSHGLVALYRAGRFSYDERGFRAFHDASLGRLLDGLRA